The DNA sequence tgttcaattttttcaaaaagattatGAGTTTCTTAGTTTTGAGTTGATTCAAAAATCTGGATGGCACATAGGCCCATTCAATAGTCAAATGGAAATCAGGAGCTTGAAGATACTGGTAGCCAATACTTGAACTATTTTCAAGATATTTCCTTGAAGATTTTGAGGATTTAGGAAGCTTTTATAGTTTTAAGATACTTGATCTTGCACACAATCTAGCACTATTTGTAGCAGAATAGTGCTTAACCATAGATAGTAATTAAAGAAACATCTCTCAAAAAGTTAGGCGGTTGTCATTTTCCCAAACTAATTTCCCTTCTCAAGGAGTTTTGAAATTGCCACACAAATCCACCAATGTCCGGCGCATTGTGTTTGCTACTGAACAAGTATGGACTACCAATGGATCTGTTCTCCAAACATGCTTCTCAAAGTATTGGACCTGACTGCATTAGAGACTCTGGCTATAGTTGAGTGTGAGAAGCTTGACGTGACAGAAGAAGGTGGTAACAAACAAGATTGAGGATTCAGCCTCCGGTCTTTTGTCATTAGAGGATTGCCTCAGCTTGAGACCTTGCCTCACTGGCTTCGAGGATCTGCCAACGCTACAAAAAAATACAGGGTATTGAATATTGCTCAAATTTTATGGCTTTTCCAGAGTGGCTACCTTCCCATGTACCACTTTCGTAAACTCAAGATTTTAGGATGCCCAAAATTGTCATATCCAACAGAGAGTATGCAGCATCTTACTGCCTTGAAGAAGCTAAGGATTGCAAACTGCCATGCACTGACTGAAAGATGCATCTTTGTAACTGGCATACACTGGCCACTTATAGCTCGTCTCCCGGAGGTTCAACTTGATCAATCCATATACAAACGCTTCAATACAGATGAGTAGGCAAGGAATACaactttggttttgttttttttcctttcaatgtTATTTACTTTCCTAACTTCATTTTTCTCATTGGGTAATTGCTTCTTTCAAATTTTCAGCTTTCATGGTAGTTTACAAGAAGTTTGCAACCTGTGGAAGTCTCCCAGGTTCAAGTCGGTGCCTTGAAACTCATTTTGCCGGCTTTGCTGCATAAACAATGTCCAGTATCTGAGGTTTGAATTCAAGAATACAGAAAGATCAATAATGTGTATGTGCCTTCTCTTCTCTGACTCTAAGATTTTCAACTTAGaagaataaaattgtaaatttccGGCTCAACCGgccaaaccaaaaataacaaaactcaacaaataaaaaaaaacaacaaccacAACAGCAACAAAGTAAACAGAGATTCATCTTTCTGCAGTTATGCCAGAGTTcactagaaatttttttttttttttcactatattaaattaataaataattacattttagcTTGATTATGTGAAATTAATTCCTATGgtttaacttaattttttctttgcattcgattttttttttttatttctatttccataatattaaattcacttgctttgtttattaatttttttaacatattactttttctttttcgttttttttatttgaatctgAACCCAATTTATTAGACgaaacatatttattttgttaacattaaaatattatcgcATGCCATCAATTCatacctaaaattttaaatataaaaaaaatgataattttcaattggaTGAACTAaatgatcctttttttttttcttttttttcttttcttggtttttaAAAGGGTTAAAACTGATACTTGGTGGTATTAGTTAAAAGGGTTAAAACTGATACTTGGtggtattaatttttaattttgatggcCAAGATAATATGTTATGGGTCATACTTTTATCCTACTGCTGTACACAGCTTACTATAAACAAAAAGAGAGAGCCCCAGAGCACGCATATCTcatcataataaatatatatgaaaaaaaaaaaaaaaaaaaaaaaaaaaaaaaaaaaaaacactcacgAACTCAAGTGTTCGCAGGGCACAGCCCTCAATCATCAAAGCCAatagttttattctttttttattattactctttttttttttttttttttgggtacgcAATCTAATATGCTTAAGCAAAACGAAGCTcatcaaattttgatatatgaAATATATGCTTCTTTTCCACTCTCTTTTCCTCTTACCATAACAGAGAAACTAATAAGAAATCATCACATCCTATTTTCAGTTTTTCACATAAATGGAAACACAATATCTAGCTTGCATAAGGCATAGAGGAACACAATCTGAAACCACATAGAAAATTTGACAAgtttttttgttgtataaaaaGATATGAACTTCATCAAGAAAGAAACCGAATGATTTTTGACAATACAACTCagcattttaaaatctaaaaacccagaaattgcaacaatataatTGCTGGCCTAATATGTAATGAGAAACTCTGAGTACTCCTTTGCTTATTGGAGAACTCTCTTTGGATTAAACCCACCACCTATTTTCTGTTCCAATGCAAAATAGATTACGAGCTGCCAGTTAACTTAGTGCCTTTGATAATCATGTTGCTGATCCGAGAACACAGACTGGTCTGAACAGATTTAATGTGGAGAAAAAACCACTTCCTTTCTGACTCTGGATCAGGATTCCAATCTACTAAAGCTTTGATCCAACGATGTTGTTTGCATAGTTTCAGATGTTGATTTTTCCCTCAGTTTTGCTTTATTTCTTGAAGCATTTCAACTACCTTCTTCATTTTTGGCCGCTTAGCTGGTGTGCTATCAGTGCAGAGTAATGCAACCTTAAGAGCTGCAAGCATTTCTCTCCTCCAACCGAACGAAACTGTGCTAAGCCTTGAATCAAGTATCTGCTCAGGGGTTTCCCCTCTTGTTGGAGCACTCTGCACCCACTTCACCAAATCTGCACCTTCACCGAATTCATCATCAACTGGTAATCGCGTTGTAAGCATCTCAAGTAAAACGACACCATAGCTATAAACATTTCCCGGTGCTGTAACTTGCATTGTATATGCATATTCTGAATTGAAGATGGAAAAAGATAAAAGGAATTAGAATCAAGTATAATGGAGAGTAAGGGGAAGAGCAGGTGCTATATAGTCATGTCTTGTACAAGCACTGAGCAAGAAGCATTAGAGAGActgaagaaaaattaataaattacctGGGGGAATATAACCAAATGAGCCTGCCACTGCACTAATACTTGCGGTGCCTCTGGATGGATCTAAGAGCTTTGATATCTCAATCTCCCCAACCAAAGGCCTGAAGTTTGCATCTAAAAGAACATTACCAGAAGAAATATCAAGATGAATAATTGCTACGTGATGGAGGAAAGCCAACCCTTCGGCAACTCCAATAGCAATAGAGAGCCTTGTAGGCCAATTGGGTTCATATTCAGGTTGTTTTGTAGATTCATGAAGAAGCTGATATAGTGTCCCATTGGGTAAGTAATGATGCAGCAAAAGGGCAACATCTTCATAAATGACAAATCCAATGGGCCGCTCTAGGTTGTCATGACAGAGTTTGCTCAGCCTTTCGAGCTCCCTAATCATCTTGTTCTGGTGATGAATAATTGTCCTGTCCATAGATTTCAGTCTCTTCACTGTCAGAACAAGCCCAGATGGCATAACCGCCTTGTAAATGGAGCTGAAAGTCCCACTGTTGAGCTTGTTTGAATCCTTCAAAGTTGCTTTCACAACAGCATCAAGATCTATTGCCTGTCGGAGATTCTCGACAAATACATTTCCTGCTACTATTGTTGGATGGCTATTGGCTCCATCATCTTCAGGATCTGCAGCTTTGGCTGCTCTTTCCTGTTTCTCTCTCATCATAAACAGTAGAACAACCACAGTTACTGATATAAAAACTGCCAAACCAGAACCAATAACTGCTAGTATGATCCTATAAGAGACCCTGTGATGGTAACTCTGGTGGTCAGGACCGCCAGAGTTTCCACATAAGGAGTTCAATGGCTCTCCACAAAGCCCTTTATTCCCCATGAAACTTGAATTTGGACTCTTTTGGAATGGTACAAAAGTTGGAATTGGTCCGGTGAACAGATTATTTGAGAAATCAACATCTATCAAGCTCAACAGGCCCTTTAGTTGAGATGGAATATTGCCTGAGAGCTGATTATTAGAAACATCCAGAGAAACCAGCTTGTCAAGTTTCCCCAACTCAGGAGGAAGTGCTCCATGCAGATGATTGTAACTCAAGTTTAAAGCTATCTGCAAGTTCTTGATATGCCCAATCTCTGGAGGGATAGTGCCAGTCAAATAGTTTCTTCCCAATTCCAACTCAAGTAATTTGACGCAATTTCCAATCTGATGGGGTATCTCCCCTCTTATTGAATTCTGACCCAAAACTAAGTATTGCAATCTTGACATGTTGCAGATGTCATTAGGTATACTCCCATTGATTCTGTTGTTGCTCAGATCCAGCTTATTAAGATTTTTGCACTCGAGAATCGATTCTGGGATATCTCCAAACAGGTTGTTACCAGAAAGAATCAATTCCTGCAAATTCAGAAGCTGTCCAAACTCTGGAGGAATCTTTCCAGTAAATCCATTTGAAGCTAAATTTAGGAGTGTGAGATTAGAGCACTTAGCAAATTCCGAGACAACCTCATCAGATAGATTGTTATTGTCTGCTTCAAAGTAAGTAAGGCTACTAATATTTCCAACTGAACGAGGAAGGCTACCTATAAGATTATTGTTCCCAATTCGGACACTGGAAAGACCACTGCAGTTTCCAATTTCTTCAGGTAGACCACCGGTCAATTTGTTCTGGGTGAGAATCAAAATTTCCAGCTTCCCTAAAGCAAAAATGCTCTTGGGTATTGGGCCATCAAGCTGGTTGGAATGCAGATTCAGCAAATGAAGCTCAGAAGCTGACCCGAGGTTATCTGGAATTTTACCACCTAAATCATTCTCATAGGCTGTAAAAATTTTCAGATGGGTCAAATTGCCCACCCAAATTGGGATAGAGCCATTCAACCTATTACTAGAAAGTTGAAAATCCTGTAATTTCTCTAGGCCCTGAAGTTCAGCTGGTATTTCTCCTATAAGCAAATTATTGGAGAGGTTCAATGATCTAAGGTTTTTGAGACTACCCAACTCTGGTGGAATAGACCCTCCAAACTTATTCAAAGACAAATCAAGAAACTCAAGCTCAGATAAATTTCCCAAAGCTGAAGGAATTGAACCATGGAAGCTATTATAAGATAGGTCAAGCCACTTCAAACCTTTGAGCTCAGAGAGTAAAGTGATATTACCTCGGAGTTCAAGATGAGAAAGATCGAGCTTTTCCACCATAGAACGATTCAAACCGCAGATAATGCCTGGCCAGGTACAATAATCGGAGTTGTTGGCGCCCCACCCAGGAACAGCAAGCTCTTTGTTAATGGCGGACAATGTAGCTTGATCATGGAGCTGAGCACACACAAGCTCCGAACTTGAGATAAACCCAGATagcagaaaagaaaagaacaacaaAAATGCCATTATCTGCTCCCTTTCTTTTGCTAAAATTTTCTTCTCAAAACCCCCAAACAGATATCAAAGAGCCATCAAAGAAACACTTTTTCAGCTCCACTACGACAATCTTCGTTTAGGAATCCACTCCTTCCTCTTCAA is a window from the Ziziphus jujuba cultivar Dongzao chromosome 11, ASM3175591v1 genome containing:
- the LOC107432398 gene encoding leucine-rich repeat receptor-like tyrosine-protein kinase PXC3 codes for the protein MAFLLFFSFLLSGFISSSELVCAQLHDQATLSAINKELAVPGWGANNSDYCTWPGIICGLNRSMVEKLDLSHLELRGNITLLSELKGLKWLDLSYNSFHGSIPSALGNLSELEFLDLSLNKFGGSIPPELGSLKNLRSLNLSNNLLIGEIPAELQGLEKLQDFQLSSNRLNGSIPIWVGNLTHLKIFTAYENDLGGKIPDNLGSASELHLLNLHSNQLDGPIPKSIFALGKLEILILTQNKLTGGLPEEIGNCSGLSSVRIGNNNLIGSLPRSVGNISSLTYFEADNNNLSDEVVSEFAKCSNLTLLNLASNGFTGKIPPEFGQLLNLQELILSGNNLFGDIPESILECKNLNKLDLSNNRINGSIPNDICNMSRLQYLVLGQNSIRGEIPHQIGNCVKLLELELGRNYLTGTIPPEIGHIKNLQIALNLSYNHLHGALPPELGKLDKLVSLDVSNNQLSGNIPSQLKGLLSLIDVDFSNNLFTGPIPTFVPFQKSPNSSFMGNKGLCGEPLNSLCGNSGGPDHQSYHHRVSYRIILAVIGSGLAVFISVTVVVLLFMMREKQERAAKAADPEDDGANSHPTIVAGNVFVENLRQAIDLDAVVKATLKDSNKLNSGTFSSIYKAVMPSGLVLTVKRLKSMDRTIIHHQNKMIRELERLSKLCHDNLERPIGFVIYEDVALLLHHYLPNGTLYQLLHESTKQPEYEPNWPTRLSIAIGVAEGLAFLHHVAIIHLDISSGNVLLDANFRPLVGEIEISKLLDPSRGTASISAVAGSFGYIPPEYAYTMQVTAPGNVYSYGVVLLEMLTTRLPVDDEFGEGADLVKWVQSAPTRGETPEQILDSRLSTVSFGWRREMLAALKVALLCTDSTPAKRPKMKKVVEMLQEIKQN